A window from Pseudomonas campi encodes these proteins:
- a CDS encoding metal-dependent hydrolase produces MPSPTPPDLLIKARQPGFTLPHPWVRHWHGDNAFKSHFFDAMSLLFPDGERFFIDSVRHYRDQATDPHLQKQISGFIGQEAHHSREHDRYSEALRHCGYDLDYLEHRLKRRLAFVRKHLPPKVHLASTVAVEHFTAIMADAILQNPNWLAGAEPNMAKLWRWHALEESEHKAVAFDLYQQVCGSVWLRRRAMLHSTLYFTLDTFKGLVHMLKRDGLLWNWRVWRDGLGWLWGSRGILRPLVRTYLDFYKRDFHPWQHDNMQVILQYRREFDAVVEAA; encoded by the coding sequence ATGCCCAGCCCGACACCGCCAGACCTGCTGATCAAGGCACGCCAGCCCGGCTTTACCCTGCCCCACCCCTGGGTGCGCCACTGGCACGGCGACAATGCCTTCAAGAGCCACTTCTTCGATGCCATGTCGCTGCTGTTCCCGGATGGCGAGCGCTTCTTCATCGACTCGGTGCGGCATTACCGCGACCAGGCCACGGATCCGCACCTGCAGAAGCAGATCAGTGGATTTATCGGCCAGGAGGCACACCACAGCCGTGAGCATGATCGCTATAGCGAAGCCTTGCGCCACTGCGGCTACGACCTCGACTACCTGGAACATCGCCTGAAGCGCCGCCTGGCCTTTGTACGCAAGCATCTGCCGCCCAAGGTGCACCTGGCTTCCACCGTGGCCGTGGAGCACTTCACCGCGATCATGGCCGACGCCATCCTGCAGAACCCGAATTGGCTGGCCGGAGCCGAGCCGAACATGGCCAAACTGTGGCGTTGGCATGCGCTGGAAGAAAGCGAACACAAGGCGGTCGCCTTCGATCTCTACCAACAGGTCTGCGGCAGCGTCTGGCTGCGGCGGCGGGCCATGCTGCACAGCACGTTGTATTTCACCCTGGATACCTTCAAGGGCCTGGTGCACATGCTCAAGCGCGACGGGCTGCTGTGGAACTGGCGGGTATGGCGCGATGGACTGGGCTGGCTGTGGGGAAGTCGGGGCATCCTGCGTCCGCTGGTGCGCACCTACCTGGACTTCTACAAGCGCGACTTCCACCCCTGGCAGCACGACAACATGCAGGTAATTCTGCAGTACCGCCGCGAATTCGACGCTGTGGTTGAAGCCGCTTAG
- a CDS encoding DUF1329 domain-containing protein produces MKTTKYLLQSGALALSLMATSVMAAVSADEVAKLGTSLTPLGAEKAGNADGSIPEWTGGLPKSAGTVDERGFLSNPFASEQPLFTITAQNLDQYKDKLTPGQVAMFKRYPDSYKIPVYKTHRSATVPQNVQEDAKFNAANTKLVEGGNGLENFKSAYPFPMPQNGLEAIWNQITRYRGGSVRRLVTQATPQPNGSYSLVYFQDEFSFPTSLTDYDPSKPSNILFYFKQRVTAPSRLAGNVLLVHETLNQVKEPRLAWLYNAGQRRVRRAPQVSYDGPGTAADGLRTSDNFDMYNGAPDRYDWKLNGKKEIYIPYNTYALDSPKVKYADIVKAGHINQELSRYELHRVWHVTGTLKAGERHIYAKRDVYIDEDTWQAAVIDHYDGRGALWRVAEAHAQYYYDKEVPWYTVETLYDIISGRYLALGMKNEEKQSYDFNYKAGTSDYTPAALRQAGVR; encoded by the coding sequence ATGAAAACAACAAAATACCTGCTGCAATCCGGTGCTCTGGCTCTGTCCCTGATGGCTACCAGTGTGATGGCTGCAGTTTCTGCCGATGAAGTAGCCAAACTGGGCACCAGCCTGACTCCGCTGGGGGCGGAGAAGGCCGGTAACGCCGATGGCTCTATTCCCGAGTGGACCGGCGGCCTGCCGAAATCTGCCGGTACCGTTGATGAGCGCGGCTTCCTGTCCAACCCGTTTGCCAGTGAGCAGCCGCTGTTCACCATCACTGCGCAGAACCTGGATCAGTACAAGGACAAACTGACCCCGGGTCAGGTCGCGATGTTCAAGCGCTATCCGGACAGCTACAAGATCCCGGTTTACAAGACCCATCGTTCCGCCACTGTTCCGCAGAACGTGCAGGAAGATGCCAAGTTCAACGCCGCCAACACCAAGCTGGTCGAAGGTGGTAACGGCCTGGAGAACTTCAAGTCCGCTTACCCCTTCCCGATGCCGCAGAACGGCCTGGAAGCGATCTGGAACCAGATCACCCGTTACCGCGGTGGCAGCGTGCGTCGTCTGGTCACCCAGGCCACTCCGCAGCCGAACGGCTCCTACAGCCTGGTGTACTTCCAGGACGAGTTCAGCTTCCCGACCAGTCTGACCGACTATGACCCGAGCAAGCCGAGCAACATCCTGTTCTACTTCAAGCAGCGTGTAACCGCTCCTTCGCGTCTGGCTGGTAACGTGCTGCTGGTGCACGAAACCCTCAACCAGGTGAAAGAGCCGCGTCTGGCCTGGCTGTACAACGCCGGTCAGCGCCGCGTACGTCGTGCCCCGCAGGTTTCCTACGACGGGCCAGGTACTGCTGCCGACGGCCTGCGTACTTCCGACAACTTCGACATGTACAACGGTGCACCTGACCGTTATGACTGGAAGCTGAACGGCAAGAAGGAAATCTATATCCCGTACAACACCTACGCGCTGGATTCGCCGAAGGTCAAGTACGCCGATATCGTCAAGGCAGGTCACATCAATCAGGAACTGAGCCGTTACGAGTTGCACCGTGTGTGGCACGTGACCGGTACCCTGAAGGCGGGCGAGCGTCACATCTATGCCAAGCGTGATGTGTACATCGATGAAGATACCTGGCAGGCCGCGGTAATCGACCACTACGACGGTCGTGGTGCTCTGTGGCGTGTGGCTGAGGCCCATGCTCAGTACTACTACGACAAAGAAGTACCGTGGTACACCGTGGAAACCCTGTACGACATCATCTCCGGTCGTTACCTGGCCCTGGGTATGAAGAACGAGGAAAAACAATCCTACGACTTCAACTACAAGGCTGGCACCAGCGATTACACCCCGGCAGCCCTGCGTCAGGCTGGCGTGCGTTAA
- a CDS encoding OmpA family protein translates to MFTPSRLVLAATLAALMTGCASQNPYDNQSSQQNSGGMSKTAKYGGLGALAGAVAGAAINHDNRGKGALIGAAVAGAAGAGYGYYADKQEAELRRSMEGTGVQVERQGDNIQLIMPGNITFATDSADIASNFYNPLNNLANSFRQYDQNSIEIIGHTDSTGSHAYNMSLSQRRAQSVANYLLAQGVNAGRVSTRGAGPDQPIASNASEQGRSQNRRVEINLRPLPGQQ, encoded by the coding sequence ATGTTTACCCCTTCACGCCTCGTCCTCGCCGCTACCCTGGCTGCCTTGATGACCGGCTGTGCCTCGCAAAATCCCTACGACAACCAAAGCTCCCAGCAAAACTCTGGCGGCATGAGCAAGACGGCCAAATACGGTGGCCTCGGCGCCCTGGCCGGTGCGGTCGCCGGTGCGGCGATCAACCATGACAACCGTGGCAAGGGGGCGCTGATCGGTGCCGCGGTTGCCGGTGCCGCCGGTGCCGGTTACGGCTACTACGCCGACAAGCAGGAAGCCGAACTGCGCCGCAGCATGGAAGGCACCGGGGTGCAGGTCGAACGCCAGGGCGACAACATCCAGCTGATCATGCCGGGCAACATCACCTTCGCCACCGATTCGGCGGATATCGCCAGCAATTTCTACAACCCGCTGAACAACCTGGCCAATTCGTTCCGCCAGTACGACCAGAACAGCATCGAAATCATCGGCCATACCGACAGCACCGGCAGCCATGCCTACAACATGAGCTTGTCCCAGCGCCGCGCCCAGAGCGTGGCTAACTACCTGCTGGCGCAAGGCGTCAATGCCGGCCGGGTGAGTACCCGTGGCGCCGGCCCGGATCAACCGATTGCCAGCAATGCCAGCGAACAGGGGCGCTCGCAGAACCGCCGGGTGGAGATCAACCTGCGCCCCTTGCCCGGCCAGCAATAA
- a CDS encoding LuxR C-terminal-related transcriptional regulator, whose product MTDLSRSPSIACLPVNPGEGRFFRPPLPDGYVLRPRLCERLAEGMAGRLLLVCAPAGFGKSSLAIEFCERLPEQWQSLWLGLSRRDSDPGRFLERLLDGLRQSFPTIGEEALGLLKMRQRHQPFAFEELLDGLLDELGQRLDPAAPLLLVLDDYHLAQGAVLDRCLQFFLNHLPAGMLLLVTSRQRPDWHLARLRLSRLLLELQEQDLRLTTEETQELLASQGASLDGEALHNLLQRSEGWVAGLRLWLLTADEAGGDESVRDLHGAQGLIRDYLLEEVIERQPAEVQSFLYDTACLERFCVELCDAVRESHDSAAILQHLQANQIFLVPLDEHGRWFRYHHLFSDLLRASPALGLSLPLSSLHLRACRWFSGQGVLDEAVEQALRAGQPDVAASLVQNFSEEHLLAEQNVAMLLRWKMDLPDSLLSSTPRLIVLYSWALALACQLDAAEDLVSQLARFLPAPTAVEQQSLLAQWLAVSGVIARGRGDSTRAEEYCTAALATLPIQRFGPRLLCLSTLANLAVVSGDLWRARGLNREALELAQRQGNPLFEAFCHYDRGRVLQARGEVTRALEEVRHGLQCLRELPAQRLYAVRARLTLYEGFMLALRLQPEEAKSRLLAGVAEARGCRDISLLIGYCILASQEGRSGRFAEAFAYLAEAERLMHIWDVPPVYYLAMITLSKCELWLTQGQVELANAWLMRLADTYSGEQAATAPEFHPQLSLHIEIHRAALERRQGQVEAAERRLRALVIRAQSCGGQLLGTFAHVQLTLLLCSTGREREAQQQLLSCLEAAAGGCLLPFHELLAHQPGWLREQLQTAPHTALTEALQLHLPESAEVGQSFASLGVAESLSTRELAVLRLIALGCSNQEISERLFISLHTVKTHARHINSKLGVERRTQAVARAKSLGLLR is encoded by the coding sequence GTGACTGACCTGTCCCGCTCGCCCAGCATCGCCTGTTTGCCTGTCAATCCTGGGGAAGGGCGTTTCTTTCGCCCGCCGTTGCCAGACGGGTACGTTCTGCGTCCACGTTTGTGTGAGCGGCTTGCCGAGGGTATGGCGGGGCGTTTGTTGCTGGTCTGTGCGCCGGCAGGCTTTGGTAAGAGCTCTCTGGCCATCGAGTTTTGCGAGCGCTTGCCGGAACAGTGGCAGAGCCTCTGGCTTGGCCTGAGTCGGCGCGACAGCGATCCCGGGCGTTTCCTGGAGCGTCTACTGGATGGCTTGCGCCAGTCGTTCCCGACCATCGGCGAGGAAGCGCTGGGCCTGTTGAAGATGCGCCAGAGGCATCAGCCGTTTGCCTTCGAAGAGCTGCTGGATGGGCTGCTCGATGAGTTGGGGCAACGCCTGGATCCTGCGGCCCCCCTCTTGCTGGTTCTGGACGATTACCACCTGGCCCAGGGCGCGGTGCTGGATCGTTGCCTGCAGTTTTTCCTCAATCACTTGCCGGCCGGAATGCTGCTGCTGGTTACCAGCCGCCAGCGTCCGGATTGGCACCTGGCACGCCTGCGCCTGTCACGGCTGCTGCTCGAGTTGCAGGAGCAGGATCTGCGTCTGACCACGGAGGAGACCCAAGAGCTGCTGGCCAGCCAAGGGGCAAGTCTCGATGGTGAGGCCTTGCACAATCTCTTGCAGCGCAGCGAGGGTTGGGTGGCTGGGCTGCGCCTGTGGCTGCTGACGGCGGATGAAGCGGGTGGCGACGAGTCGGTGCGGGACCTGCACGGCGCCCAGGGCCTGATCCGCGACTACTTGCTTGAAGAAGTGATTGAGCGCCAGCCCGCCGAGGTGCAGAGCTTCCTTTACGATACGGCGTGCCTGGAGCGTTTCTGCGTCGAGCTGTGCGATGCGGTGCGTGAGAGTCATGACAGTGCGGCGATCCTGCAACACTTGCAGGCCAACCAGATATTTCTGGTACCGCTTGATGAGCATGGGCGCTGGTTCCGTTATCACCACCTGTTTTCCGACTTGCTGCGCGCCAGTCCGGCTCTCGGTCTGTCGCTGCCGCTATCGAGCCTGCACCTGCGCGCCTGCCGCTGGTTCAGTGGGCAAGGCGTCCTCGATGAGGCGGTGGAGCAGGCCTTGCGCGCCGGTCAACCGGATGTGGCAGCCAGTCTGGTGCAGAACTTCTCCGAAGAGCATCTGCTGGCCGAGCAAAATGTGGCCATGCTGCTGCGCTGGAAGATGGACTTGCCCGATAGCCTGCTGAGCAGCACGCCGCGCCTGATCGTGTTGTACAGCTGGGCTCTGGCCTTGGCCTGTCAGCTGGATGCGGCGGAAGACCTGGTCAGCCAGCTTGCGCGTTTCCTGCCCGCCCCCACGGCGGTGGAGCAACAATCGCTGCTGGCCCAATGGCTGGCCGTAAGTGGCGTGATTGCCCGTGGTCGTGGTGATAGCACACGGGCCGAGGAATATTGCACGGCGGCCTTGGCGACCTTGCCGATACAGCGCTTCGGGCCGCGGCTTTTGTGCCTGTCGACCCTGGCAAATCTGGCGGTGGTCAGCGGTGATCTGTGGCGCGCCCGCGGTCTCAATCGGGAGGCCCTGGAATTGGCCCAGCGCCAGGGTAACCCGTTGTTCGAAGCCTTCTGTCACTACGATCGTGGCCGGGTACTCCAGGCGCGTGGCGAAGTGACTCGTGCGCTCGAAGAGGTGCGTCACGGTCTGCAATGCCTGCGCGAGCTACCCGCGCAGCGCTTGTATGCCGTGCGGGCGCGGCTGACCTTGTATGAAGGCTTCATGCTGGCATTGCGTCTGCAACCCGAAGAGGCGAAGAGTCGCTTGCTGGCCGGCGTGGCCGAAGCCCGTGGTTGTCGGGACATCAGCCTGTTGATCGGCTATTGCATCCTGGCCAGCCAGGAAGGGCGCTCGGGGCGTTTCGCCGAGGCCTTTGCCTATCTCGCCGAGGCCGAGCGGCTGATGCATATCTGGGATGTTCCGCCGGTTTACTACCTGGCGATGATCACCCTTAGCAAGTGTGAGTTGTGGCTGACCCAGGGGCAGGTCGAGTTGGCCAATGCCTGGTTGATGCGTCTGGCGGATACCTACAGCGGCGAGCAGGCTGCGACGGCGCCGGAGTTTCATCCACAGCTGTCCCTGCACATCGAAATCCACCGTGCTGCGCTGGAGCGTCGTCAGGGCCAGGTGGAGGCTGCCGAGCGTCGGCTGCGGGCTCTGGTCATAAGAGCGCAGAGCTGCGGCGGGCAGTTGCTCGGCACGTTTGCCCATGTCCAGTTGACCCTGCTGTTGTGCTCCACCGGCCGCGAGCGGGAAGCCCAGCAGCAGTTGCTGAGTTGCCTGGAGGCTGCTGCCGGTGGCTGCCTGTTACCCTTTCACGAATTGCTAGCCCATCAGCCGGGGTGGCTGCGCGAGCAGTTGCAGACGGCGCCGCATACCGCCCTGACCGAGGCCTTGCAGCTGCATTTGCCGGAAAGTGCGGAGGTGGGGCAGAGCTTCGCTTCTCTGGGCGTGGCAGAGAGCCTGAGTACTCGCGAGCTGGCGGTTCTGCGCCTGATTGCGCTGGGCTGCTCGAATCAGGAAATCAGCGAGCGTCTGTTCATCTCGCTGCATACCGTGAAGACCCATGCCCGCCACATCAACAGCAAGCTGGGGGTGGAGCGGCGCACCCAGGCCGTGGCGCGAGCCAAGAGCCTGGGGCTGCTGCGTTAG
- a CDS encoding MBL fold metallo-hydrolase codes for MSTSPQPKLIRETFPVGPLQCNCTIIGDPLTKKAIVVDPGGNPELIMARLEAHGLQVVSIIHTHAHLDHFLASGQMKEKTGATLHLHKEDQFLWDNLEMQCRMFGVPYTPVPAPDQWLADDEELACGCGVALHTPGHTPGSMSFWFPQDKLLIAGDTLFRRGIGRTDLWGGDYATIERSIKQRLYSLDEEATVVTGHGPDTRLGEEMRENPFIRA; via the coding sequence ATGAGTACCAGCCCCCAGCCCAAGCTGATTCGCGAAACCTTCCCGGTCGGGCCTTTGCAGTGCAACTGCACCATCATTGGCGACCCGCTTACCAAGAAGGCCATCGTGGTCGATCCGGGCGGCAATCCCGAGTTGATCATGGCGCGCCTGGAGGCCCATGGCCTGCAAGTGGTGAGCATCATTCACACCCACGCCCACCTCGATCACTTCCTCGCTTCGGGGCAGATGAAGGAGAAGACTGGCGCCACCCTGCATCTGCACAAGGAGGATCAGTTCCTCTGGGACAACCTGGAGATGCAGTGCCGCATGTTCGGTGTGCCCTACACGCCGGTGCCGGCCCCGGACCAGTGGCTGGCCGATGATGAGGAGCTGGCCTGCGGCTGCGGCGTGGCTCTGCACACGCCCGGGCATACGCCAGGTTCGATGAGCTTCTGGTTCCCCCAGGACAAGTTGCTGATCGCCGGCGACACCCTGTTCCGCCGCGGTATCGGGCGTACCGACCTGTGGGGCGGTGACTACGCCACCATCGAGCGCTCGATCAAGCAGCGCCTGTACAGCCTGGACGAGGAAGCCACCGTGGTAACCGGGCATGGCCCAGACACGCGTCTGGGCGAGGAGATGCGCGAGAATCCATTTATTCGTGCCTGA
- a CDS encoding DUF1302 domain-containing protein: MTTTKPFWRLAKLPLAVSLASTLAAPAFGVTFNIGEIEGQLDSSLSVGASWSTKSADPDLIGVNNGGQGLSQTTDDGRLNFKKGETFSKIFKGIHDLELKYGDTGVFVRGKYWYDFELKDESRLFKDIDDSNRKEGAQASGAEILDAFVYHNYSIAEQPGSVRLGKQVVSWGESTFIQNSINAINPVDVSAFRRPGAEIKEGLIPVNMFYVSQSLTDNLSMEAFYQLEWDQTVVDNCGTFFSQVDVAADGCDDNLRLLTNNQARLAALGGILAANGIDPLDSNVEGNLVRRSDDKDARDDGQWGLAFRYFYEPLDTEFGAYAMNYHSRAPILSGVAPDQATYDAAGQILGNPGLNAVGLAGPAAALAIAGNSSYFMEYPEDIRLYGLSFSTTLPTGTAWSGEVSYRPNAPVALNTTDVLYSAVRPIESSDPAFGNPFADASVLPGSPGAIQHGYKRKEVTQIQTTFTHFVDQVMGASRLTLVGEIGATFVGGLEHSSDVRYGRDPIFGPGELPNGTCEALNNVTVAGAEGNADFSNATKDCNDDGFTTHSSWGYRTRAIWDYPDVFAGVNLRPSVAWSHDVDGYSPGPGANFEEGRKGISLAVEAEYQNTYTANLSYTDFFGGDYNTQIDRDFVALSFGASF; encoded by the coding sequence ATGACAACAACTAAACCGTTCTGGCGTCTGGCCAAACTGCCTCTGGCAGTCAGCCTCGCCTCAACCCTGGCTGCCCCGGCATTCGGCGTCACCTTCAATATCGGTGAGATCGAGGGTCAGCTCGACTCCTCTCTCTCCGTGGGTGCCAGCTGGTCCACAAAAAGTGCCGATCCTGATCTGATCGGTGTCAACAACGGCGGCCAAGGCCTGTCGCAGACCACCGACGACGGTCGCCTGAACTTCAAGAAGGGCGAAACCTTCTCGAAGATCTTCAAGGGCATCCATGACCTCGAGCTGAAGTACGGCGACACCGGCGTGTTCGTCCGTGGCAAGTACTGGTACGACTTCGAACTGAAGGACGAGAGCCGTCTGTTCAAGGATATCGACGACAGCAACCGTAAAGAGGGTGCCCAGGCATCCGGTGCGGAAATCCTCGACGCCTTCGTCTACCACAACTACTCCATCGCCGAGCAGCCGGGCTCCGTGCGTCTGGGCAAGCAGGTGGTGAGCTGGGGTGAAAGTACTTTCATCCAGAACAGTATCAATGCCATCAACCCGGTCGACGTTTCCGCATTCCGTCGTCCTGGTGCCGAGATCAAGGAAGGCCTGATCCCGGTCAACATGTTCTACGTGTCGCAAAGCCTGACCGACAACCTGTCGATGGAAGCTTTCTATCAGCTGGAGTGGGATCAGACCGTAGTCGACAACTGCGGCACCTTCTTCTCCCAGGTGGACGTGGCGGCAGATGGTTGCGATGACAATCTGCGTCTGTTGACTAATAACCAGGCACGACTCGCCGCACTTGGTGGCATTCTGGCTGCCAATGGTATCGATCCGTTGGACTCAAACGTTGAGGGCAATCTTGTTCGCCGCAGTGACGATAAAGATGCTCGTGATGATGGTCAGTGGGGGCTTGCATTCCGTTACTTCTACGAGCCTCTGGACACCGAGTTCGGCGCCTACGCCATGAACTACCACAGTCGCGCACCGATTCTTAGCGGCGTGGCGCCTGATCAAGCAACATACGATGCCGCAGGTCAGATTTTAGGTAATCCTGGGTTAAATGCTGTGGGATTGGCTGGGCCGGCAGCCGCTCTTGCGATTGCAGGTAACTCTAGTTATTTCATGGAATACCCTGAGGATATTCGCCTTTATGGTTTGAGTTTCTCTACCACTCTGCCTACAGGTACTGCCTGGAGCGGGGAAGTCAGTTATCGCCCCAATGCTCCAGTGGCGCTCAACACTACTGACGTCCTGTACTCAGCAGTTCGCCCGATTGAGAGTTCGGACCCTGCGTTCGGTAACCCCTTCGCGGATGCATCTGTACTTCCCGGTAGCCCCGGTGCTATTCAGCACGGCTACAAACGTAAAGAAGTGACCCAGATTCAAACCACCTTCACCCACTTCGTGGATCAGGTGATGGGCGCCAGCCGTCTGACTCTGGTGGGCGAAATTGGGGCGACCTTTGTGGGTGGTCTGGAGCACTCCAGTGACGTGCGCTATGGCCGTGATCCGATCTTCGGCCCAGGTGAGCTGCCGAATGGCACATGCGAAGCACTGAACAATGTCACCGTTGCTGGTGCCGAAGGCAATGCTGATTTCAGCAACGCCACTAAAGACTGCAACGATGACGGCTTCACCACTCACAGCTCCTGGGGCTACCGCACTCGCGCCATCTGGGATTACCCGGACGTGTTTGCTGGTGTGAACCTGCGCCCGAGCGTGGCTTGGTCGCATGACGTCGACGGTTACTCGCCGGGTCCAGGTGCCAACTTCGAAGAAGGTCGCAAGGGCATAAGTCTGGCCGTGGAAGCCGAGTACCAGAACACCTACACGGCCAACCTGTCCTACACCGACTTCTTCGGTGGCGACTACAACACCCAGATTGACCGTGACTTCGTTGCGCTGAGCTTCGGTGCCAGCTTCTAA
- a CDS encoding AraC family transcriptional regulator, whose product MKKLLTLNSQLVPLAYAQALIELAGELGVPRDQLLLAAGIAPQVLQNPAGRLSFLDFRQLANAALLAADDPALGLLLGQRLNASAHGILGYALLSSATLEKALHFALKYYRVLGLSFDLELIEHSDRLELRASESIPLGALSRFAAEGLFASLYSIAQFLLGETPQGVAVGFVYPAPTYAERYRDVFATAVAFEQPWHWFSLPRAYLDRPMALANPATMQMCEQQCEALLATLDIQDGLLSRVRRLLLARPGEFPDLDSAARALHISGRSLRRHLAGSGTSYQQILDEVRKRLALQYLGTTHLPLYEIAALLGFSDPSNFRRAFRKWTGRQPNDYRAGPDHR is encoded by the coding sequence ATGAAGAAGCTGCTTACGCTGAACTCCCAGCTGGTCCCGCTGGCTTACGCACAAGCCCTGATCGAGCTTGCCGGGGAGCTGGGCGTGCCGCGTGATCAGCTCTTGCTGGCCGCCGGCATCGCCCCGCAGGTCCTGCAGAATCCAGCTGGCAGGCTGTCTTTTCTCGACTTCCGCCAGTTGGCCAACGCCGCGTTGCTCGCCGCGGATGATCCGGCCCTGGGGCTGCTGCTGGGGCAGCGCCTGAATGCATCGGCTCATGGCATCCTCGGCTATGCACTGCTCTCCAGTGCCACTCTGGAGAAGGCCCTGCACTTTGCGCTCAAGTATTACCGCGTCCTCGGGCTGAGCTTCGATCTGGAACTGATCGAACATTCCGACCGTCTGGAGTTGCGGGCCAGCGAGTCGATTCCGCTCGGGGCACTGAGCCGTTTTGCCGCCGAAGGTCTGTTTGCCAGTCTCTACAGCATCGCCCAGTTCCTCCTCGGCGAGACACCGCAAGGCGTGGCGGTCGGTTTTGTCTATCCGGCTCCCACCTATGCTGAGCGTTACCGCGATGTTTTCGCTACGGCAGTGGCGTTCGAGCAGCCTTGGCACTGGTTCAGTCTGCCGCGCGCCTATCTGGATCGACCGATGGCCCTGGCCAATCCGGCGACCATGCAGATGTGTGAGCAGCAATGCGAGGCCCTGCTGGCGACTCTCGATATCCAGGATGGTTTGCTCAGTCGGGTGCGTCGTCTGCTGCTGGCGCGCCCAGGCGAGTTTCCCGATCTGGATAGCGCCGCGCGGGCTCTGCATATCAGTGGTCGCAGCCTGCGGCGTCATCTGGCAGGTTCCGGTACCAGTTACCAGCAGATTCTCGATGAGGTGCGCAAGCGCCTGGCCTTGCAGTACCTGGGTACCACCCACCTGCCGCTCTATGAAATCGCCGCCTTGCTGGGTTTCAGCGACCCCTCCAATTTCCGCCGCGCCTTCCGCAAATGGACGGGGCGGCAGCCGAACGATTATCGTGCCGGCCCTGATCACCGATGA